A region of the bacterium genome:
TTTCAATATGTTTTTTAATTCTAATATAAATGTATCCGGATTGATGGGTTTTTCTATATAGGCATCAAAACCTGATTCTAAAGCACGTTCTCTATCACCTACCATTGCATAGGATGTGACTGCGACAATAGGGATATCTTTCAATGCTCGGATTTTTCTTAATTCTTTTATGACTGTAAAACCATCCATCTGTGGTAGTTGTATATCAAGTAAAATTACATCAGGTGATGTTTCTTCTGCAAGTAATATT
Encoded here:
- a CDS encoding response regulator; translation: MSKVLVIEDNNQNLYLITFLLEKNGFEVIPARNGYEGILLAEETSPDVILLDIQLPQMDGFTVIKELRKIRALKDIPIVAVTSYAMVGDRERALESGFDAYIEKPINPDTFILELKNILKIHRES